In the Paludisphaera rhizosphaerae genome, one interval contains:
- the leuD gene encoding 3-isopropylmalate dehydratase small subunit: MKPFTVHRGKVAVLDWTDVNTDLIIPARYLKRIERVGYGPLLFADKKYAAGGAPPIDEPEKCGPLDPAFPLNRPENLGATVLVVGKNFGCGSSREHAVWAIAQAGYAVVIAPGKDEGFADIFEGNALNNGLLVVEITPTEWEQIAEMSGPGGAEAVVDLKSQTITVQKGAATVEVPFHIPDTRRERLLKGLDSISETLLLDADINRYEQAAPAWLKPASA; the protein is encoded by the coding sequence ATGAAGCCCTTTACCGTCCATCGGGGCAAGGTCGCGGTCCTGGACTGGACCGACGTGAACACCGACCTCATCATCCCCGCACGTTACCTCAAGCGGATTGAGCGCGTGGGCTACGGCCCGCTTCTCTTTGCGGACAAGAAGTACGCGGCCGGCGGCGCTCCGCCGATCGACGAACCGGAAAAGTGCGGACCGCTCGATCCGGCGTTCCCCTTGAATCGACCTGAGAATCTGGGGGCGACGGTCCTCGTCGTCGGCAAAAACTTCGGTTGCGGTTCGAGCCGCGAGCACGCCGTCTGGGCCATCGCCCAGGCGGGATACGCCGTCGTCATCGCCCCTGGCAAGGACGAAGGTTTCGCCGACATCTTCGAAGGCAACGCCCTCAACAACGGCCTGCTCGTCGTCGAAATCACTCCGACCGAGTGGGAACAGATCGCCGAGATGTCCGGCCCCGGCGGTGCAGAGGCCGTCGTCGACCTGAAGTCGCAGACCATCACCGTTCAGAAGGGCGCGGCGACTGTGGAGGTTCCCTTCCACATTCCCGACACCCGCCGTGAACGGCTCCTGAAGGGGCTCGACTCGATTTCCGAGACGCTGCTCCTCGACGCCGACATCAATCGCTACGAACAGGCCGCTCCCGCCTGGCTCAAGCCGGCGTCGGCGTGA
- a CDS encoding cytochrome d ubiquinol oxidase subunit II produces the protein MGFLTTIPPAEGVATAMLMSLIVYALLGGADYGAGVWDLLARGPREQAQRDLIARAIGPVWEANHVWLIVVIVLLFTAFPAAFTVVMTTLHVPLSVMLIGIVLRGSAFTFRSYDATELARQRWNRVFSIPSVVTPILLGAVIGAIATGEPGRAAEAGGAIPLFSTWLQPFPLAVGLFALNLFAYLAAVYLTSETSDRDLQEDFRSKALASAVSLGLIAWVVYLLARTNAPLIYEGLDRSRWGAPLRFATGAAAIGAMVALVLRRYGTARLAAVVQAALILWGAGMAQYPYIVPPHIDVAQSTAPPIVLKLLLIALGCGSIILIPSLVYLFRVFKGHTFPQRRRGEDDSVTPTPA, from the coding sequence ATGGGTTTCCTGACGACGATCCCCCCCGCCGAAGGCGTCGCGACGGCGATGCTCATGTCCTTGATCGTCTATGCGTTGCTGGGCGGCGCCGACTACGGCGCGGGGGTCTGGGACCTCCTGGCTCGGGGACCTCGAGAGCAGGCCCAGCGCGACCTGATCGCCAGGGCGATCGGTCCCGTCTGGGAGGCCAATCACGTCTGGCTGATCGTCGTGATCGTGCTCCTCTTCACGGCCTTCCCAGCGGCCTTCACCGTGGTGATGACGACGCTGCACGTGCCGCTCTCCGTGATGCTCATCGGGATCGTGCTGCGGGGGTCGGCGTTCACCTTCCGAAGTTACGACGCCACCGAGCTTGCCCGACAGCGGTGGAATCGTGTCTTCTCAATCCCGAGCGTCGTCACGCCGATCCTCCTCGGCGCCGTGATCGGCGCGATCGCGACCGGGGAGCCGGGACGTGCGGCCGAGGCCGGCGGCGCGATTCCACTGTTCTCGACGTGGCTTCAGCCTTTCCCACTGGCTGTGGGACTGTTCGCTCTGAACCTGTTCGCCTACCTGGCGGCAGTCTATCTCACGTCCGAGACGTCGGACCGAGATCTCCAGGAGGACTTTCGATCCAAGGCGCTGGCTTCCGCCGTCTCGCTGGGATTGATCGCCTGGGTCGTCTATCTGCTGGCCCGTACGAACGCGCCGCTGATCTATGAAGGGCTGGATCGATCGAGGTGGGGAGCACCGCTTCGATTTGCCACCGGAGCGGCGGCGATCGGTGCAATGGTCGCACTCGTCCTTCGAAGATATGGCACGGCCCGGTTGGCGGCCGTCGTGCAGGCGGCGTTGATTCTGTGGGGGGCGGGGATGGCCCAATACCCCTACATCGTCCCGCCGCACATCGACGTCGCGCAGAGCACCGCTCCGCCGATCGTACTCAAGCTGTTGCTGATCGCGCTGGGGTGCGGGTCGATCATCCTCATCCCGTCGCTCGTTTATCTGTTTCGCGTGTTTAAGGGACACACGTTTCCACAGCGGCGACGGGGCGAGGACGACTCAGTCACGCCGACGCCGGCTTGA
- a CDS encoding cytochrome ubiquinol oxidase subunit I: protein MSNLLAARLQMAMSLGFHIIFAAIGIGLPLMMCVAEACWLRGRGPEYRLLARRWAKGAAILFAIGAVSGTVLSFELGLLWPPFMKFAGPIIGVGFGLEGFAFFTEAIFLGVYIYGWDRIPAIAHWLSGLLVAVSGAASGALVLSVNAWMNTPAGFRLLHGQAVEIDPIAALANPAMISEALHMTLAAYAATGLLVAGVHAILLIKDRENPFHRAALGIALSIGGGASLLQPLSGHYAAQVVAETQGAKLAAMEGQFQTERRAPLRIGGLPDPKAETTRYALEIPAGLSILAYNDPDAEVKGLDAFPSDQRPPVVVVHLAFQLMVACGMAMAGVALWGAVSWWRSGRVPTSSPFLWAAALASPLGMIAIEAGWTVTEVGRQPWIIQGVMRTTEAVTTVPGLWFSLLVYTALYAGLGVVVVLLLLHQFRSSPRADELTTSAEGFH from the coding sequence ATGTCGAATCTTCTGGCTGCTCGCCTTCAGATGGCGATGTCGCTCGGTTTCCACATCATCTTCGCCGCCATCGGAATCGGACTGCCGTTGATGATGTGCGTGGCAGAGGCCTGCTGGTTGCGGGGTCGCGGCCCCGAGTACCGTTTGCTGGCTCGACGTTGGGCGAAGGGGGCGGCGATTCTTTTCGCCATCGGTGCGGTTTCGGGAACCGTCCTATCCTTCGAGTTGGGGCTCCTGTGGCCCCCGTTCATGAAATTCGCCGGTCCAATCATCGGCGTCGGCTTCGGGCTGGAGGGCTTTGCCTTCTTCACCGAGGCGATCTTCCTTGGCGTCTACATCTACGGTTGGGATCGCATCCCCGCCATCGCGCATTGGTTGTCGGGACTGCTGGTGGCGGTCAGTGGTGCGGCCTCCGGTGCGCTCGTTCTGTCAGTCAACGCCTGGATGAACACGCCGGCCGGGTTCAGGCTGCTGCATGGTCAGGCCGTCGAGATCGATCCGATCGCGGCGCTCGCCAATCCGGCGATGATCAGCGAGGCGCTTCACATGACGTTGGCGGCTTACGCTGCGACCGGTCTTCTGGTGGCGGGCGTTCATGCGATTCTCTTGATCAAGGACCGCGAAAACCCGTTCCACCGCGCTGCGTTGGGGATCGCCTTGTCGATCGGCGGCGGCGCTTCTCTGCTCCAGCCTTTGAGCGGCCATTACGCCGCCCAGGTCGTCGCGGAAACACAAGGCGCGAAGCTGGCAGCGATGGAGGGGCAATTCCAGACAGAGCGTCGTGCTCCGCTTCGTATCGGCGGCCTCCCCGATCCGAAGGCCGAGACGACGCGTTACGCGCTGGAAATCCCCGCCGGTCTCAGCATTCTGGCCTACAACGACCCCGACGCCGAGGTCAAAGGCCTTGATGCGTTCCCCAGCGACCAGAGGCCGCCGGTCGTCGTCGTCCACCTGGCGTTCCAGCTCATGGTGGCCTGTGGAATGGCGATGGCAGGGGTCGCGCTGTGGGGCGCCGTTTCCTGGTGGCGTTCTGGTCGGGTGCCAACGTCCTCGCCGTTCCTCTGGGCCGCCGCGCTGGCGAGCCCGTTGGGGATGATCGCAATCGAGGCTGGCTGGACGGTCACCGAGGTCGGCCGACAGCCCTGGATCATCCAGGGAGTCATGCGCACGACCGAGGCCGTGACGACTGTTCCGGGGCTATGGTTCTCGTTGCTCGTGTACACGGCGCTCTATGCCGGTTTGGGAGTTGTCGTGGTCCTCCTCCTGTTGCACCAGTTCCGCAGCAGTCCACGGGCGGATGAACTCACGACCTCCGCGGAGGGTTTCCACTGA
- a CDS encoding phosphoadenylyl-sulfate reductase, with amino-acid sequence MATVTELFSSEDIAEANRLLSTAAPTEILKWGVERFGSRLTMATAFGPEGCILIHMLAEMGAGVRIFNLDTGYQFPETLALREQLMERYGVEIELISAETTTAEYERQHGGPLYVSNSDQCCYDRKIVPLRRALIGYEAWITAIRADQSAARAQAKTVGWDAKFSLVKVNPLLKWTRRDVWAFIVSNKIPYNPLHDQGFPSVGCYPCTRAVGAGDDERAGRWAGQAKTECGLHSLDSSQL; translated from the coding sequence ATGGCTACCGTGACGGAACTCTTTTCGTCGGAAGACATTGCCGAGGCGAACAGGCTTCTCTCCACCGCCGCCCCCACGGAGATCCTGAAATGGGGAGTGGAGCGGTTTGGGTCGCGGCTCACGATGGCCACGGCGTTCGGACCCGAAGGCTGTATTCTGATTCACATGCTGGCGGAGATGGGAGCGGGCGTCCGCATCTTCAACCTGGACACCGGCTACCAGTTCCCTGAGACGCTGGCGTTGCGGGAACAACTGATGGAGAGGTACGGCGTCGAGATCGAGTTGATCTCCGCCGAAACGACCACCGCTGAGTACGAACGGCAGCACGGCGGACCGTTATACGTTTCCAACTCAGACCAGTGCTGCTATGATCGCAAAATCGTTCCTCTTCGCCGCGCCCTGATCGGCTACGAAGCCTGGATCACGGCGATTCGAGCTGATCAATCCGCGGCGCGAGCGCAGGCGAAGACGGTCGGCTGGGACGCCAAGTTCAGCCTGGTGAAGGTGAATCCGCTGTTGAAGTGGACGCGGCGCGACGTCTGGGCGTTCATCGTGTCCAACAAGATCCCGTACAACCCTCTTCACGACCAGGGTTTCCCTTCGGTCGGCTGCTATCCCTGCACGAGGGCGGTCGGAGCGGGCGACGACGAACGGGCCGGCCGCTGGGCCGGCCAGGCCAAGACCGAGTGCGGTCTGCACTCGCTGGACAGCAGCCAGCTCTGA
- a CDS encoding RrF2 family transcriptional regulator: MKVSAKAEYACLAVLALARQGPNAPPLRIRDISESHGIPERYLVQILLHLKGAGLVVSTRGASGGYQLAKHPESISIREILTAVDGPDDSSRETPTADRRAAQILNRLWDRVREAERAVLDQTTVAALVAQATPHEWTI; this comes from the coding sequence ATGAAGGTATCCGCAAAAGCCGAGTACGCCTGTCTCGCCGTGCTGGCTCTCGCGCGGCAGGGTCCAAACGCCCCTCCCCTCCGTATCCGCGACATCTCGGAATCGCACGGCATCCCCGAGCGTTATCTCGTCCAGATCCTGCTTCACCTGAAAGGGGCGGGGCTGGTCGTCAGCACTCGGGGAGCCTCCGGCGGCTATCAACTCGCGAAACACCCGGAGTCGATCTCCATTCGAGAGATCCTCACGGCTGTCGACGGTCCCGACGACTCCTCACGCGAAACGCCCACGGCGGACCGTCGCGCGGCGCAAATCCTGAACCGTCTCTGGGATCGAGTCCGTGAGGCCGAGCGAGCCGTTCTCGACCAGACTACCGTCGCCGCGCTCGTCGCGCAGGCGACGCCTCACGAATGGACCATCTAA
- a CDS encoding bifunctional sulfate adenylyltransferase/adenylylsulfate kinase, translating to MNTPYGGKLVDLIVSPERAAEMKAAAKDLVSLTLDERGVCDLELLSVGGYSPLKGFLGRADYKRVVHEQRLADGTLWPLPVVLPVSPNEGVSEGKPLALRDVYGNLLAVLHVEEIYRVDKQAEALHVYGTIDERHPSVAYLSRISDHYAAGRLEVVRTPPHYDFVDLRQTPSELRAYLDSLGWSRVVAFHTDAPLHRPQEEATKRAAQQIGGLLIHPVVGVTRPGDVDHYTRIRCYRALVDDYYEPGSVALSLLPFATRMAGPREAVLHAIIRRNYGCTDLMVGLDHVGHGLDSAGKPFYEPDSAQQALATFGEEIGMGMVVTSPMVYLPDVDRYESVDDVPQGAKTAVLSSDQIREEYLARGHQLPGWFSRPAVAEILQETHPPRFRQGLTIWFTGLSGSGKSTVAQALVERLAEYGRNCSFLDGDEIRTHLSKGLGFSKQDRDINIRRVGYVAGLVAQHGGTTLCSVISPYKAGRDEARRASKGNFIEVYCSTSLEVCEQRDVKGLYAKARAAVAAGSPLGFTGIDDSYEAPDNAEVVLDTGKQGVSECVEAIVQKLLGLGYILPHGHASL from the coding sequence TTGAATACGCCTTACGGCGGGAAACTCGTCGACCTCATCGTCAGTCCCGAGCGTGCGGCGGAGATGAAGGCGGCCGCCAAGGATCTGGTCAGTCTGACGCTCGACGAGCGGGGTGTCTGCGATCTCGAACTCCTCAGCGTTGGAGGCTACTCGCCGCTGAAGGGTTTCCTGGGGCGGGCCGACTACAAACGGGTCGTCCACGAACAGCGCCTTGCAGATGGGACGCTCTGGCCGCTCCCCGTCGTACTCCCCGTCAGCCCGAATGAGGGTGTGTCTGAAGGGAAGCCTCTCGCGCTCCGAGACGTCTACGGCAATCTCCTGGCGGTCCTTCACGTCGAGGAGATCTACCGCGTAGACAAACAGGCGGAGGCTCTCCACGTCTACGGGACGATCGACGAGAGGCATCCCTCCGTCGCCTACCTCAGCCGTATCTCCGACCACTACGCCGCGGGTCGCCTGGAAGTGGTCCGCACGCCGCCTCACTACGACTTCGTCGACCTGCGTCAGACGCCCTCTGAACTCAGGGCGTACCTCGACTCCCTGGGATGGTCCCGAGTCGTCGCCTTTCACACGGACGCGCCATTGCACCGTCCCCAGGAAGAAGCGACGAAGCGGGCCGCCCAACAGATTGGGGGGCTGCTGATCCACCCAGTCGTGGGAGTGACCCGGCCCGGCGACGTCGATCACTACACCAGGATCAGGTGCTACCGCGCGCTCGTCGACGATTACTACGAGCCAGGCTCAGTAGCGCTTAGTCTGCTCCCGTTCGCCACGCGCATGGCCGGTCCACGTGAGGCGGTCCTTCACGCGATCATTCGCCGAAACTACGGCTGCACCGACCTGATGGTCGGCCTCGACCATGTCGGTCACGGCCTGGATTCCGCTGGAAAGCCCTTCTACGAGCCCGACTCCGCTCAGCAAGCCCTGGCGACGTTCGGGGAGGAGATCGGCATGGGGATGGTCGTTACCAGCCCCATGGTTTATCTCCCCGACGTGGACCGTTACGAGAGCGTCGACGATGTTCCGCAAGGGGCGAAGACCGCTGTCCTTTCCAGCGATCAGATCCGCGAGGAGTACCTCGCGCGGGGTCACCAACTCCCCGGGTGGTTCAGCCGTCCCGCCGTCGCGGAGATTCTTCAGGAGACGCACCCGCCCCGCTTCCGTCAGGGCCTGACGATCTGGTTCACCGGACTCTCGGGGTCGGGGAAGAGTACGGTCGCCCAGGCCCTCGTCGAACGGCTGGCCGAGTACGGTCGCAACTGCTCGTTCCTCGACGGCGACGAGATTCGCACCCATCTTTCCAAGGGGCTCGGCTTCAGCAAGCAAGACCGCGACATCAACATCCGTCGCGTCGGCTACGTGGCCGGTCTGGTTGCACAGCATGGCGGCACCACGCTCTGCTCGGTCATCAGTCCGTACAAGGCTGGTCGCGACGAGGCGCGGAGAGCCTCGAAGGGGAACTTCATCGAAGTCTACTGCTCGACTTCGCTTGAGGTCTGCGAACAGCGTGACGTGAAAGGCCTGTACGCGAAGGCCCGCGCAGCGGTCGCCGCCGGAAGTCCTCTCGGCTTCACCGGGATTGATGACTCCTACGAAGCTCCCGACAACGCCGAGGTGGTCCTGGATACGGGGAAACAGGGCGTTTCTGAGTGCGTCGAGGCGATCGTGCAGAAGCTTCTAGGACTCGGCTACATCTTGCCCCACGGCCATGCGTCCCTCTGA
- a CDS encoding Dabb family protein — protein sequence MLSHSVFFSLHDSSPAGVEKLLAACRKYLTDHPGTVFFGVGTLNKELDRPVNDRAFDVVLHVVFESKAAHDVYQVAPRHLKFIEENKHEWKQVRVFDADL from the coding sequence ATGCTCTCCCACAGCGTTTTCTTCAGCCTGCACGATTCGTCGCCGGCTGGCGTCGAGAAGCTCCTCGCCGCCTGTCGCAAGTATCTGACCGACCATCCGGGAACGGTCTTCTTCGGGGTCGGCACGTTGAACAAGGAGCTCGACCGTCCCGTGAACGATCGAGCCTTCGACGTGGTTCTTCACGTCGTCTTCGAATCGAAGGCTGCTCACGACGTTTATCAGGTGGCGCCGCGGCACCTAAAATTCATCGAAGAGAACAAACACGAGTGGAAGCAGGTCCGCGTCTTCGACGCCGATCTCTGA
- the mtnA gene encoding S-methyl-5-thioribose-1-phosphate isomerase, which translates to MSVVRDDVTQSGPREGAGTTFRTVEWIGDAATGRLRMIDQTLLPTQFVEIDCDDVESVWQAIKRLSVRGAPAIGVAAAYGAVIGARSRGVSDPHTVRQALSQAAAHLSTSRPTAVNLFWALDRMQAAGDAALAGRQPLLESLLDEAHAIAEEDRAMCRAIGRHGAELMTDGDGVLTHCNAGGLATADYGTALAVMFSAHEQGKRLRVFADETRPLLQGARLTAWELVERGIDVTLICDNMAAQVMKEGKIQKVIVGADRIAANGDAANKIGTYGVAVLAKAHGIPFYVAAPSSTFDLSLTDGTGIPIEERDPREVTEGFGRRTAPEGVAVYNPAFDVTPAHLLAGIITERGVISPVDSHTVRTLMGTARASS; encoded by the coding sequence ATGAGCGTCGTCCGCGACGATGTCACTCAATCCGGCCCCCGCGAGGGGGCCGGAACGACGTTCCGAACCGTCGAGTGGATTGGCGACGCCGCGACAGGGCGGCTTCGGATGATCGATCAGACTCTGCTGCCGACTCAGTTCGTCGAAATCGATTGCGACGACGTCGAGTCGGTCTGGCAGGCCATCAAGCGTTTGAGCGTTCGCGGAGCGCCGGCCATCGGCGTCGCGGCGGCCTACGGAGCCGTCATCGGCGCTCGATCGAGAGGGGTCTCGGATCCCCACACGGTTCGACAGGCGCTCTCCCAGGCAGCGGCCCACCTCAGCACCAGCCGACCGACGGCGGTCAATCTCTTCTGGGCGCTCGACCGTATGCAGGCCGCGGGAGACGCCGCGCTGGCCGGTCGACAGCCTCTCCTTGAAAGCCTTCTGGACGAGGCTCACGCCATCGCCGAGGAGGACCGCGCGATGTGCCGGGCCATCGGCCGTCACGGAGCCGAGTTGATGACCGATGGCGATGGCGTCCTCACGCATTGCAACGCCGGCGGGCTCGCCACGGCCGATTACGGCACCGCCCTGGCGGTGATGTTCTCGGCTCACGAACAGGGGAAGCGCCTTCGCGTCTTCGCGGATGAGACCCGGCCGCTTCTCCAAGGTGCCCGACTGACAGCCTGGGAGTTGGTGGAACGTGGGATCGACGTGACGCTGATCTGCGACAACATGGCCGCACAGGTCATGAAGGAAGGCAAGATCCAGAAAGTCATCGTCGGAGCCGACCGCATCGCGGCCAATGGCGACGCGGCTAACAAGATCGGCACCTACGGCGTCGCTGTTCTCGCGAAGGCCCACGGCATCCCGTTCTATGTCGCCGCGCCGTCGAGCACCTTCGATCTCAGCTTGACCGACGGGACGGGGATTCCGATCGAGGAGCGCGACCCTCGCGAGGTGACCGAGGGCTTCGGACGCCGCACGGCTCCCGAGGGCGTCGCCGTCTACAATCCCGCGTTCGACGTCACTCCCGCTCATCTGCTCGCAGGAATCATCACGGAACGCGGGGTCATCAGCCCCGTCGACTCCCATACCGTCCGGACCTTGATGGGGACGGCCCGAGCGTCCTCTTGA
- the ald gene encoding alanine dehydrogenase, which produces MIVGVPKEIKADEYRVAMLPVGVEELTHAGHQVLVEAGAGQGSGLADAQYEAAGAELVADAADIWTRADMIVKVKEPLAAEWPRMRSGQTLFTYFHFAADEALTRAVIESGATAIAYETLRDARGGLPLLTPMSEVAGRMSIQQGAKFLERPQEGRGILLAGVPGVAPAEVAILGGGVVGANAAKVAAGMGANVKILDINLDRLRYLDDVMPQNVTTLYSDRHTIREAVEAADLVVGAVLVVGARAPRLVRREDLSRMKPGAVIVDVAIDQGGCFETSRPTTHHSPTYVVDGVVHYCVTNMPGAVGRTSTYALCNVTLPYVLQFAKHGWRAVAERDPGVAEGLNVCYGRVTNQAVARTFGLPFDDWQAIVSV; this is translated from the coding sequence ATGATCGTTGGTGTGCCCAAGGAGATCAAGGCGGACGAGTATCGCGTCGCGATGCTGCCGGTGGGCGTTGAGGAGTTGACCCACGCCGGTCATCAGGTCCTCGTCGAGGCGGGTGCAGGGCAGGGGAGCGGCCTCGCCGACGCTCAGTACGAAGCCGCCGGCGCGGAGCTCGTGGCCGACGCGGCGGACATCTGGACCCGCGCCGACATGATCGTGAAGGTCAAGGAGCCGTTGGCCGCGGAATGGCCCCGGATGCGCTCCGGCCAGACGCTTTTCACGTACTTCCACTTCGCCGCCGACGAGGCGCTGACCCGCGCCGTGATCGAGAGTGGAGCAACGGCGATCGCCTATGAGACCCTCCGCGACGCTCGCGGCGGCCTGCCGCTGCTGACGCCGATGAGCGAGGTCGCAGGCCGGATGAGCATCCAGCAGGGCGCCAAATTCCTGGAACGGCCTCAGGAGGGGCGCGGGATCTTGCTCGCCGGGGTGCCTGGAGTCGCTCCGGCCGAGGTCGCGATCCTTGGCGGCGGCGTCGTCGGCGCGAACGCGGCGAAGGTCGCCGCCGGCATGGGCGCGAACGTCAAGATCCTGGATATCAATCTCGACCGTCTCCGCTATCTCGACGACGTCATGCCTCAGAACGTGACGACCCTCTACTCGGACCGGCACACGATCCGCGAGGCCGTTGAGGCGGCCGATCTGGTCGTCGGCGCCGTTCTGGTCGTCGGCGCCCGGGCGCCCAGACTGGTTCGCCGTGAGGATCTCTCGCGGATGAAACCCGGCGCGGTGATCGTCGACGTGGCCATCGATCAGGGGGGCTGCTTCGAGACCAGTCGACCGACGACGCACCACTCGCCCACGTACGTCGTCGACGGCGTCGTCCATTATTGCGTCACGAACATGCCCGGCGCGGTCGGCAGGACGAGCACTTACGCCCTGTGCAACGTCACACTCCCTTACGTCCTCCAATTCGCTAAACACGGTTGGCGAGCCGTCGCCGAACGCGACCCTGGAGTCGCCGAGGGGCTCAACGTGTGTTACGGTCGGGTCACGAACCAGGCCGTCGCCAGGACCTTCGGGCTTCCTTTCGACGACTGGCAAGCCATCGTCTCGGTTTGA